Proteins from one Pagrus major chromosome 1, Pma_NU_1.0 genomic window:
- the LOC141016731 gene encoding dynein regulatory complex subunit 4-like, whose product MPPKSKSKKPGKGKGTGTGTGTGTGTGTGTGKASAVVDGLPTEEMSKDQLEDHIVRLREELDREREERSYFQLERDKIQAFWEISKRSLEEVKAELRNRQREREEAEERHRVEITVYKQKLKHVLSEHHSATSELKMDAVASTALVQNQHTVSELGLRRETHGLQADLREKKLHNETYIKELKLKHQVELMEMANSHDKRIRELEMKHHHKMQTVSAAESRRLSAEINEMEDRMKSRVVTLVEDNDRALRRAEEYYSNIQHELISDRDELKAKLEEVMKQHSRVDKEFSAAQQDNKRMSESLQEAQQKLPELQKQLGELNQTKTKMATSRAQLKLVEKELRDLTVEKELLRQAFEKVQQERDELLKKQTELILDLQQKSGLKELLLERKLSALTETLEKKEAQLCAALSASTVDPSEGGSAANKLEEILESKRITIDALQCDLARDSEVYDSMLHTCKEKLKALGVPLYDFPFRPSEQILGQQTPVQNSPGPASKH is encoded by the exons ATG cCTCCCAAAAGCAAAAGCAAGAAGCCCGGGAAGGGGAAGGGGACCGGGACCGGGACCGGGACCGGGACCGGGACCGGGACCGGGACCGGGAAGGCCTCGGCGGTGGTGGACGGTCTGCCGACGGAGGAGATGTCCAAGGACCAG CTGGAGGACCACATCGTTCGCCTCCGAGAGGAGCTGGACAGAGAGCGGGAGGAGAGGAGCTACTTCCAGCTGGAGAGGGACAAGATCCAGGCCTTCTGGGAAATCTCCAAGAGGAgcctggaggaggtgaaggcCGAGCTGAggaacagacagagggagagagaggaggcggaggagcgCCACCGAGTGGAGATCACT GTGTACAAGCAGAAGCTGAAGCACGTCCTGTCTGAACACCACAGCGCGACCTCTGAGCTGAAGATGGACGCCGTGGCCTCGACCGCGCTCGTCCAGAACCAGCACACAGTGTCCGAGCTCGGGCTGCGGAGAGAGACGCACGGGCTGCAGGCGGACCTCAGAGAGAAGAAGCTCCACAACGAAACCTACATCAAGGAGCTGAAGCTG AAACATCAGGTGGAGTTGATGGAAATGGCAAACAGCCATGACAAGAGAATCAGAG AGTTGGAGATGAAACATCACCACAAGATGCAGACGGTGAGCGCAGCGGAGAGCAGAAGGTTGAGTGCTGAGATCAACGAGATGGAGGACAGGATGAAAAGTCGTGTTGTGACTCTGGTGGAGGATAACGACAGAGCTCTCAGACGCGCCGAGGAGTACTACTCCAATATTCAACATGAGCTCATATCAGATCGAGACGAGCTGAAG GCAAAACTTGAAGAGGTGATGAAGCAGCACTCACGAGTGGACAAAGAGTTCTCAGCAGCTCAGCAGGACAACAAACGTATGAGTGAATCTCTGCAGGAGGCCCAGCAGAAGCTGCCCGAGCTGCAGAAACAGCTGGGAGAGCTCAACCAGACCAAGACCAAGATGGCG ACGTCTCGAGCTCAGCTGAAGCTCGTTGAGAAGGAGCTGAGGGATCTGACGGTGGAGAAGGAGCTGCTGCGACAGGCCTTTGAGAAG GTTCAGCAGGAGCGCGATGAGCTGCTGAAGAAGCAGACGGAGCTCATTCTGGACCTTCAGCAGAAGAGTGGACTGAAGGAGTTGCTGCTGGAGAGGAAGCTGTCGGCGCTGACAGAAACTCTGGAGAAGAAGGAGGCTCAGCTCTGCGCCGCGCTCTCCGCCTCCACCGTGGACCCAAGTGAAGGTGGCAGCGCCGCAAACAAACTCGAG GAAATATTGGAGTCCAAACGAATCACCATCGATGCTTTACAGTGTGACTTGGCTcgagactctgag GTGTATGACTCTATGCTGCACACCTGTAAGGAGAAGCTGAAGGCTCTGGGCGTCCCTCTGTACGACTTCCCCTTCAGGCCCTCGGAGCAGATCCTGGGCCAACAGACTCCGGTGCAGAACTCTCCTGGACCTGCATCCAAACACTGA
- the ndufaf5 gene encoding arginine-hydroxylase NDUFAF5, mitochondrial: protein MSSGVSRTVLHRLRAAASGSWSRIPSSRCSLPAGPSCAARRGLSVPVPGRGTMNVFNREMKKRQKNWAASLQDGHQYDYLRDEVGSRVADRVYDITRTFPLALDIGAGKGHIAQHLSKEVVERLFLTDVSEKTLTQKRRSEIPTRCVLADEEFLPFKDNTFDLVMSSLSLHWINDLPGALRQIHQVLKPDGVFIGAMVGGETLYELRCSLQLAETEREGGFSPHVSPYTAVTDLGNLLGQAGFNMLTVDIDDVQVHYPGITEVMTDLQGMGESNCAWNRRSLLHRDTILAAAAIYKEMYGNEDGSVPATFEVLYMIGWKPHESQAKPAKRGSATASFGDLSKIGQPTNTKKT, encoded by the exons ATGAGCAGCGGAGTGAGCCGGACTGTCCTGCACAGGCTGCGGGCCGCCGCCTCCGGCAGCTGGAGCCGGATCCCGTCCTCCCGCTGCAGCCTCCCGGCCGGGCCGAGCTGTGCGGCCCGCAGAGGGCTGTCGGTGCCGGTGCCGGGCAGGGGCACCATGAACGTGTTCAACagggagatgaagaagaggcagaagaaCTGGGCCGCCTCGCTGCAGGACGGACACCAGTACGACTACCTGAGGGACGAG GTGGGCAGTCGGGTGGCAGATCGGGTCTATGACATCACCAG gaCGTTTCCTCTCGCTCTGGACATCGGCGCAGGAAAAGGTCACATTGCACAGCATCTAAGCAAG gaggtggtggagcgTTTGTTCCTCACAGACGTCTCAGAGAAAACTCTG acacAGAAGAGACGGAGTGAGATCCCGACTCGTTGCGTTCTAGCTGACGAGGAGTTTCTGCCGTTTAAAGACAACACCTTCGACCTGGTGATGAGCAGCCTGAG TCTGCACTGGATCAATGATCTGCCCGGAGCTCtcagacag ATCCACCAGGTGCTGAAGCCGGACGGGGTGTTCATCGGGGCGATGGTGGGCGGGGAGACCCTGTACGAGCTGCGCTGTTCCCTCCAGCTCGCCGagacggagagggagggaggcttCTCCCCCCACGTCTCCCCCTACACGGCCGTCACAGACCTGGGCAACCTGCTGGGCCAGGCCGGCTTCAACATGCTCACTGTG GACATCGATGATGTTCAGGTTCACTATCCAGGAATCACTGAAGTCATGACTGACCTGCAAG GTATGGGAGAGAGTAACTGTGCCTGGAACAGGAGGTCACTGTTGCACAGAGACACCatattagcagcagcagctattTATAAAG AGATGTACGGTAACGAGGACGGGTCCGTCCCTGCCACCTTCGAGGTCCTCTACATGATTGGCTGGAAGCCTCATGAGtcacag GCCAAACCAGCGAAGCGAGGCTCAGCTACAGCGTCGTTTGGGGACTTATCAAAGATCGGCCAGCCAACCAACACAAAGAAGACATAG
- the esf1 gene encoding ESF1 homolog, protein MSSKKNKDGDERFLRVQKDPRFWEMPEREHKVKIDKRFQSMFHDKRFKVKYTVDKRGRPINHTSTEDLKRFYNISDSEDEEDEDDVKSKKVAEGKKKKKVKEKLVKADGEVKKETSVQSRDAKAEQPERGVRVFEEDEDDDEEQHSAEEDGVDLGDSVTDGSEEDEEEDDDEEEGEEEEEEESDEASGSDEEESGLDSEEDSDSGPDLARGKGNVESSSDEDDDEDVDAILRKEEEEIEHDWGELCKDAPRSDEVTARLAVCNMDWDRMKAKDLLALLNSFTPNGGAVLSVKIYPSEFGRERVKAEQTQGPLELRALPDDSEDDTEEEKVYREKMRDYQFKRLKYFYAVVECDSVDTAAKIYEECDGYEYESSCSVLDLRFIPDDETFDEEPKDVATDVNLSVYTPKLFTSSATTTSKVQLTWDETDHERVTAMNRNFNKDELLHMDFNAYLASSSEEEEEGEEGGFVFGEEEDEDGGTAAGAEQTEEPIVEVEKKPQREEDKKKQKKKKSEEQISKYRELLKGIQDKEKKLQEDKAMEMEISWVPGLKETTEQLVKKKLEGKDQLTPWEEFLEKKKDRKKQKKSQRNQGEEEEELSEEELPSDVDLNDPFFADELAATDMKKKQKGKKKKQQQQEEERTAEEEEELKKQKAEMALLMEDDGDEAKQKHFNYDKIVEQQNLSKQKRKKLLKKSGEPLEGDDFQVDVKDPRFQAMFTSHLFNLDPSHPSYKKTKATQSILTEKQRRRQEEEQRRVEDAQKVSAAGKQEVAGTKRENDSDAPTVEAAAKKSMDANLSMLVKSIKSKTEQFQARKKQKLK, encoded by the exons ATGTCGTCCAAGAAGAACAAGGACGGCGATGAGCGCTTCCTCCGGGTGCAGAAGGACCCCAGATTCTGGGAAATGCCCGAGAGAGAACACAAAGTCAAGATCGACAAGCGTTTCCAGTCCATGTTTCACGACAAGCGCTTCAAGGTGAAGTACACGGTGGACAAGCGAGGCCGTCCCATCAACCACACCTCCACAGAGGACCTGAAGCGCTTCTACAACATCTCTGACTCCGAGGAcgaagaggatgaggatgacGTGAAGAGCAAGAAGGTGGCAGAgggcaagaagaagaagaaagtgaagGAGAAGCTGGTGAAGGCTGACGGAGAGGTGAAGAAAGAAACATCAGTGCAGAGCAGAGACGCTAAAGCGGAGCAGCCTGAACGAGGGGTCAGAGTGTTTGAAGAGG ATGAGGACGATGATGAGGAGCAGCATTCTGCAGAGGAGGATGGTGTTGATCTGGGAGACAGTGTCACAGACGgcagtgaggaggatgaagaggaggatgatgatgaggaagagggagaagaagaagaagaagaagagagtgaCGAGGCAAGCGGATCAGATGAAGAGGAGTCTGGTCTGGATTCTGAGGAGGACAGTGACAGCGGGCCGGATCTGGCCAGAGGGAAGGGAAACGTAGAGAGCAGCTCAGATGAAGACGATGATGAAGATGTGGATGCCATCttgaggaaagaggaagaggagatcgAACACGACTGGGGAGAGCTGTGCAAAGACGCTCCACGCAGTGACGAG GTTACTGCCCGACTGGCCGTCTGCAACATGGACTGGGACCGGATGAAAGCCAAAGACCTGCTGGCTCTGCTGAACTCTTTCACACCTAATGGAGGAGCTGTGCTGTCAGTTAAA ATCTACCCATCAGAGTTTGGGAGGGAGAGGGTGAAGGCGGAGCAGACGCAGGGACCGCTGGAGCTGAGAGCTCTGCCCGACGACTCCGAGGACGACACCGAGGAGGAGAA GGTTTACAGAGAGAAGATGCGTGACTACCAGTTCAAGCGGCTGAAGTATTTTTACGCCGTGGTGGAGTGTGACTCAGTCGACACCGCCGCCAAAATCTACGAGGAGTGTGACGGCTACGAGTACGAGAGCAGCTGCTCCGTCCTGGACCTGCG GTTTATTCCTGATGATGAGACGTTTGACGAGGAGCCCAAAGACGTGGCGACGGATGTAAACCTCTCGGTCTACACACCCAAACTGTTCACCTCGTCTGCCACAACAACATCAAAG GTGCAGCTGACGTGGGATGAGACGGACCACGAGCGTGTGACCGCCATGAACAGGAATTTCAACAAGGACGAGCTGCTGCACATGGACTTCAACGCCTACCTGGCCTCCTCCAgcgaagaagaggaggagggtgaagaaGGAGGGTTTGTgtttggagaggaggaggatgaggacggCGGCACCGCAGCAGGAG CTGAACAGACAGAAGAGCCCATCGTGGAGGTGGAGAAGAAACCtcagagggaggaagacaagaagaagcaaaagaagaagaaaagtgaggAGCAGATCTCCAAGTACAGAGAGCTGCTGAAAGGCATCCAGGACAAAGAGAAGAAGCTGCAGGAAGACAAAGCCATGGAGATGGAGATCTCCTGGGTGCCAG GGCTGAAGGAGACGACGGAGCAGCTGGTGAAGAAGAAGTTGGAGGGGAAGGACCAGCTGACGCCCTGGGAGGAGTTcttggagaagaagaaagaccgaaagaagcagaagaagtcTCAAAGAAATCAG ggagaagaagaggaagagctCAGTGAAGAAGAACTTCCCTCAGACGTCGATCTCAACGACCCCTTCTTCGCTGACGAGCTCGCTGCTACAG acatgaagaagaaacagaaggggaagaagaagaagcagcagcagcaggaggaggagcggacagctgaggaggaagaggagctgaagaaacAAAAG gcGGAGATGGCTCTGCTGATGGAGGACGACGGCGACGAAGCcaaacagaaacacttcaaCTACGACAAGATCGTGGAGCAGCAGAACCTGAgcaaacagaagaggaagaagctgcTGAAGAAGAGCGGGGAGCCGCTGGAGGGCGACGACTTCCAG GTCGACGTCAAAGACCCTCGTTTCCAGGCCATGTTCACCTCCCACCTGTTCAACCTGGACCCGTCCCACCCCAGCTACAAGAAAACTAAAGCCACGCAGAGCATCCTGACGGAGAAGCAGCGCAGacgacaggaggaggagcagcggcGGGTGGAGGATGCTCAGAAGGTCTCAGCTGCTggtaaacaggaagtggcagGAACCAAACGTGAAAATGACTCAGACGCTCCGACGGTCGAGGCCGCGGCGAAGAAATCGATGGACGCGAATCTGTCGATGCTCGTCAAGTCGATAAAAAGCAAAACGGAGCAGTTTCAGGCTCGGAAGAAACAGAAGCTCAAGTAG